A single genomic interval of Bacteroidota bacterium harbors:
- a CDS encoding DUF1643 domain-containing protein, whose translation MKYSVEIYNNSPDNKARFVLGTKGLNPLFVLGLNPSTADENKPDMTISKTMTFAKNAGFDSFVMLNLYAQRTPVPENVDKTLNKLLHQENIEKIGELLSNYKKCSILSAWGETINIRPFFSKCLKDINDSINHLDIEWLKIGSLTQSGHPRHPSRAAYKYGLTKFDLKYYLKEQLNEPIYTTGI comes from the coding sequence ATGAAATACAGTGTGGAAATATATAATAACAGTCCTGACAACAAAGCCAGATTTGTATTAGGAACTAAAGGACTGAATCCTTTATTTGTATTAGGACTGAATCCTAGTACAGCAGATGAGAATAAGCCAGATATGACTATATCCAAAACCATGACATTTGCTAAAAATGCTGGTTTTGATAGTTTTGTAATGCTTAATCTTTATGCACAAAGGACTCCTGTTCCAGAAAATGTGGATAAAACATTAAATAAATTACTGCATCAGGAAAATATTGAAAAGATTGGTGAATTATTAAGTAACTATAAGAAATGCTCAATTCTATCTGCATGGGGTGAAACCATTAATATTAGACCTTTTTTCTCAAAATGCCTCAAGGACATTAATGATTCAATTAATCATTTAGATATTGAATGGTTGAAAATTGGCTCATTGACTCAAAGTGGACATCCCAGACATCCCTCAAGAGCTGCTTATAAATACGGACTTACAAAATTTGATTTGAAATATTATTTAAAAGAACAACTCAATGAGCCAATATATACAACAGGAATTTGA
- a CDS encoding GIY-YIG nuclease family protein, whose amino-acid sequence MENYKTNELLVEYCKHSPPPSLQNRAIEVYKKCISFKEKLTKKIISQLTYHPDRTEVHRSYARYCIDKNIVKTFLNEYQIWNHKICSLWNEIYNSKQDFFQNSGYDRLGWKFYIEHPNLLKIKAEETEELYQKIMSLLMPGNELLDRLDNFITKEYEMNATEMSLYERELEILQVDEGESANDEEYCYVYTLECELFVFYVGIAANPQERFEQHIRGAYSDEAHLFKSKFIQKYHKKVKQKIVFEGIRRECKKVEKNYISEHSPLGNMTEGGEG is encoded by the coding sequence ATGGAAAATTATAAAACCAATGAACTATTGGTTGAATATTGTAAACACTCACCACCACCATCCCTACAAAATAGAGCAATTGAAGTTTATAAGAAGTGTATCTCATTTAAAGAAAAGCTTACAAAAAAGATAATATCTCAATTGACTTATCACCCTGATAGAACTGAAGTACATCGTTCATATGCAAGGTATTGCATTGATAAAAACATTGTAAAGACCTTTTTAAATGAATATCAGATATGGAATCATAAAATTTGTTCCTTGTGGAATGAAATTTATAACTCAAAACAAGATTTTTTTCAAAATTCAGGATACGACAGGTTGGGTTGGAAATTTTATATTGAACATCCTAATCTATTAAAAATTAAAGCAGAGGAAACAGAGGAGCTATATCAAAAAATAATGTCGTTATTAATGCCAGGAAATGAATTATTGGATAGGCTCGATAATTTCATTACTAAAGAATACGAGATGAACGCCACAGAAATGTCATTGTATGAAAGGGAATTAGAGATATTACAAGTAGATGAAGGCGAGAGTGCTAATGATGAAGAATACTGCTATGTCTATACTTTAGAGTGTGAATTATTTGTTTTTTATGTTGGTATTGCTGCAAACCCTCAAGAAAGATTTGAGCAACATATTAGAGGTGCTTATAGTGATGAAGCTCATTTATTCAAATCCAAATTCATTCAAAAGTATCATAAGAAAGTAAAGCAAAAAATAGTTTTTGAAGGAATACGAAGAGAGTGCAAAAAGGTTGAAAAGAATTATATTTCCGAACACAGCCCTCTTGGAAATATGACTGAAGGTGGGGAAGGTTGA
- a CDS encoding AAA family ATPase translates to MSTYQTGRSYLHTKTHIYKNRTSKNRFSDVFIDTNGSYLNPHNLFMAYFNTIPNCITEIAIDCKKARVWFEDNFSAEIKETHYNKRYIKGSRQAEFDDIYHLIYEDLIVYFDTNQDDTYFLFKNTQIHKVNEIISEIKKIKKRRRNKYKPEISLMVNGSSGIDIKSFKVTQPKLSINDNYNDDFIDVHKTITNRLSKKNDKGLVILHGKPGTGKTSYIRYLITKIKKHVIFLPPNMAAAISNPNLISLLIDNPNSIFVIEDAENIVIDREHNGYSPVSALLNISDGLLSDCLNIQIICSFNTDISKVDSALMRKGRLIAKYNFKELEIQKANELSKKLGFSSSFESPMTLTEIYNQTERDFQQAKRRKSIGFNA, encoded by the coding sequence ATGTCAACTTATCAAACGGGAAGGTCATATCTTCATACAAAGACACATATTTATAAAAATCGCACTTCAAAAAATAGGTTTAGCGATGTGTTTATTGATACAAATGGTTCCTATTTGAATCCACATAATCTTTTTATGGCATATTTCAACACCATTCCAAATTGTATAACTGAAATTGCTATTGATTGTAAAAAAGCCAGAGTGTGGTTCGAAGATAATTTCTCTGCTGAGATTAAGGAGACTCACTATAATAAAAGATACATAAAAGGTAGTAGACAAGCTGAATTTGACGACATATATCATTTAATTTATGAGGATTTAATAGTTTATTTTGATACAAATCAAGATGATACTTACTTCCTATTTAAGAATACCCAAATCCACAAAGTCAATGAAATTATTTCTGAGATTAAAAAGATAAAGAAAAGGCGAAGAAATAAATATAAACCTGAGATTTCTTTAATGGTAAATGGAAGTAGTGGGATTGATATTAAATCATTTAAAGTAACTCAACCTAAGCTTAGTATAAATGATAATTATAATGATGATTTTATTGATGTGCATAAAACAATTACAAATAGACTTTCAAAGAAAAATGATAAGGGCTTAGTCATTTTGCATGGAAAACCTGGGACAGGAAAAACCTCTTATATTCGTTACCTCATTACAAAAATTAAGAAACATGTAATTTTTTTGCCCCCGAATATGGCTGCTGCTATTTCAAATCCCAACTTGATATCTTTACTTATTGACAATCCAAATTCAATTTTTGTTATAGAAGACGCAGAGAACATTGTTATTGATAGAGAACATAATGGATATTCACCCGTTTCTGCCTTATTGAATATTTCAGATGGTTTACTTTCAGATTGCCTGAACATTCAGATTATTTGCTCATTCAATACTGACATTTCCAAGGTGGACAGTGCATTGATGCGAAAGGGTAGATTAATTGCAAAATACAATTTCAAAGAGCTGGAAATCCAAAAAGCAAATGAACTTTCAAAAAAATTGGGATTTAGTTCCAGTTTCGAATCTCCAATGACTTTGACTGAGATTTACAATCAGACTGAAAGAGATTTTCAACAGGCAAAAAGAAGAAAATCAATTGGTTTTAATGCTTAA
- a CDS encoding PD-(D/E)XK nuclease family protein has translation MGLTTNEVRTHSAFIAELLNPKGSHDQNEVFLKLFCEQFKIIDFDVETALVEIEKHTGFINEEYTEGGNIDIIASDANNNAIIIENKIYAPDQKNQLLRYFNYGKKNCKSFKMFYLTLFNDETNLGKNGLEENDYTSISYSHEILTWLEACREKSTNHPILRETITQYINLIKILTNQTTNTIMKEEILAKIKNNSEYIKAYFELTRSDIRDGVNNHLVGELKKQMEELAVELKIDFADDSLLSKNGLGYFTFKIRNSTKGFYLGFGSCAAYHNFFFLVDCNDEYRENSKKEVCERIGNRGKDFDEIWIQMFDNDIRYWHNSYKPWHMIQNGEMKDYVRTKLKHIISSLDGFDL, from the coding sequence TTGGGATTAACTACCAATGAGGTTAGAACGCATTCAGCTTTCATTGCAGAACTATTAAATCCAAAGGGTTCTCATGATCAAAATGAAGTTTTTTTAAAGCTCTTTTGTGAGCAGTTTAAGATCATTGATTTTGATGTTGAAACTGCATTAGTAGAAATTGAAAAGCATACTGGCTTTATAAATGAAGAATATACTGAAGGTGGAAATATCGATATTATTGCTTCAGATGCTAATAATAATGCAATTATAATTGAGAATAAAATTTATGCCCCCGATCAAAAAAATCAGCTTCTGCGTTACTTTAACTATGGAAAGAAGAACTGTAAATCTTTTAAAATGTTTTATTTGACACTTTTCAATGATGAAACTAATTTGGGGAAAAATGGATTAGAGGAAAATGATTATACAAGCATTTCGTATTCTCATGAGATTTTGACATGGTTAGAGGCTTGTCGAGAGAAATCAACAAACCATCCTATTCTTCGAGAAACAATTACTCAATATATAAATTTAATCAAAATACTAACAAATCAAACAACAAATACAATTATGAAGGAAGAAATTTTAGCCAAAATAAAAAATAATAGTGAATATATTAAAGCTTATTTTGAATTAACTAGGTCAGATATACGGGATGGTGTTAATAATCATTTAGTAGGAGAATTGAAAAAGCAGATGGAGGAATTAGCTGTAGAATTGAAGATTGATTTTGCAGATGATTCTTTACTAAGTAAAAATGGGTTAGGATATTTTACATTTAAAATTAGAAATTCAACAAAAGGGTTTTATTTAGGATTTGGAAGTTGTGCAGCATATCATAATTTCTTTTTTTTGGTAGATTGTAATGATGAATATAGAGAAAATTCAAAAAAAGAAGTATGTGAAAGAATAGGTAATAGAGGAAAGGATTTTGATGAAATTTGGATACAAATGTTTGATAACGATATACGATATTGGCATAACTCTTATAAACCATGGCATATGATTCAAAATGGTGAAATGAAAGATTATGTTAGGACAAAACTTAAGCATATTATTAGTAGTCTAGACGGATTCGATTTATAA
- a CDS encoding WYL domain-containing protein gives MSKRAYISRYLLILKKLKAKPYSSYEELQSYIANQVEYLQMQDDTLKIAFSKRTLQRDIREISNNFGIDIEFSNKEKGYYISQSESENMNFQRMIEAFDMFNSLNLAQDLTPYIFLEKRKPQGTENLYGLLHAIKNKFQIKFEYHKFWEDIISQRITEPYALKEYKNRWYVLAKDLKDNNVKSFALDRLSNLEITKNTFEFPKDYDVEESYRHCFGIISPDEGDKPEEIVLSFDPFQGKYIKTLPLHESQEILVDNENELKVSLKLYITHDFIMELLSFGENVLVLQPESLMNEIKDAHFNAFNLY, from the coding sequence ATGTCAAAACGAGCCTACATATCCCGTTACCTGCTAATTCTTAAAAAGCTGAAGGCAAAGCCATACAGCTCTTATGAAGAATTGCAAAGTTATATCGCAAATCAGGTTGAGTACTTGCAAATGCAGGATGATACTTTGAAAATTGCCTTTTCAAAACGGACATTGCAAAGGGACATTCGGGAAATCAGCAACAATTTTGGAATAGATATCGAATTTTCGAATAAAGAAAAGGGTTATTATATCAGCCAAAGCGAATCAGAAAACATGAATTTCCAGCGAATGATTGAAGCATTTGATATGTTTAACTCCCTAAATCTTGCCCAGGATTTAACTCCATATATATTTCTGGAAAAACGTAAACCCCAGGGAACTGAAAATCTTTATGGTTTGCTACATGCCATAAAAAACAAGTTTCAGATCAAGTTTGAATATCACAAATTTTGGGAAGATATTATAAGTCAAAGAATAACAGAACCATATGCTTTAAAGGAATATAAGAATCGCTGGTACGTTTTAGCAAAAGACTTGAAAGATAACAATGTAAAAAGCTTTGCTCTCGACCGACTCTCTAACCTTGAAATAACAAAGAATACTTTTGAATTCCCCAAAGATTATGATGTTGAAGAAAGTTACCGCCATTGTTTTGGCATTATAAGTCCAGATGAAGGTGATAAACCTGAGGAAATTGTTCTTTCATTTGATCCATTCCAGGGAAAATACATCAAAACATTGCCACTTCATGAAAGCCAAGAAATATTGGTTGATAATGAAAATGAGCTGAAGGTCAGCCTTAAATTATACATTACTCATGATTTTATCATGGAATTACTTTCTTTTGGAGAAAATGTGCTTGTTCTTCAACCTGAGTCTTTAATGAATGAAATTAAAGATGCTCATTTTAATGCATTTAATTTGTATTGA
- a CDS encoding DUF1232 domain-containing protein: MAEQENDFVDRLQIRINYWLENKGHESEFARHLKWTPQLFEFMCKLSLEKEVQIADKANLAVAISYFLSPFDLFPEALAGTMGYADDIVLAAVVLNYAFTNLDDSIVQKHWQHTDDIKAITNAIVEDGSKMVGKEMHAKLIDLVRF; encoded by the coding sequence ATGGCAGAGCAGGAAAATGATTTTGTAGATCGATTGCAAATCAGGATTAATTATTGGCTTGAAAACAAAGGACACGAAAGTGAGTTTGCACGTCATTTAAAATGGACACCACAGTTATTTGAATTCATGTGCAAATTGTCTCTTGAAAAGGAAGTTCAAATTGCAGATAAAGCAAATCTGGCTGTTGCCATATCTTATTTTCTTTCGCCATTTGATTTATTTCCCGAAGCACTTGCAGGAACGATGGGCTATGCAGATGATATTGTTTTGGCAGCTGTTGTCTTAAACTATGCTTTTACTAATTTGGATGATAGTATAGTGCAAAAACATTGGCAACACACTGATGATATTAAAGCGATAACCAATGCCATTGTTGAAGATGGATCCAAAATGGTGGGCAAGGAAATGCATGCTAAATTGATTGATTTGGTTCGCTTTTAG
- a CDS encoding carboxypeptidase-like regulatory domain-containing protein, producing MKTILISITFILISTVQLFAGYISGRITDTQGAPLAYANVYVKNTSYGASSNLKGNYFLELKKGSYTIVYSFVGYESLEKDIIINEKEAVKLNVVLKEASHELTEFEVVVKKEDRSKEILKNVRENRKYYLSQVNSYSCKSYQKTSLEKELIKIKAKDSIISKKDTLKEVSGDMLAHLKKQKMNLIESVSETYFKSPSTYKEIVLAHHDYIQKKVNVDQSAEVSVGIEYGQHDIAPTRFRAENPYLVYTDIASCDFNFYKNNIDYPAISNKPLLSPIAASSMLSYTYKFLESFEEDGHVIYKIQVNPIFESEALFSGVLYIEDSSWMLKSVDLSINRATLFFCKEFRIIQNYEEITKDAYLPVRREFTYTIKDGRYNYLGNTRINHSNYEINPDFEAKFFNNEIKRYEVDAFDKDSTYWQEERPLTLQIEELDFIRKSDSIQEYFVSDEYYHKIDSAFNRINWWWFWLTGVGHRNRAKGNEFYVSGLVEQINPLGIGGYRHKLPGYYNKDFKNGMKLETRGFIDYGFNNKDIKGQLGIGLTYLPLKFVRTFIDIGDFYTQINEFASFEQIFSRSNYVRKKSVIITQRMEIVNGLFGELTLDYSDQDPIKDLQLSEWSEIIFGEINKPTDFVRYKKAEVKLELKYRFKQKYILKNGRKIIIGTDYPELDFIYRKGIPNLFNSEVDYDYIELGAHYDMDLARLGSSRWRVLAGSFINKKNLRVLEHKYFRGSDYFFFSDPLQSFQLMGPTLSTADEYFRANYIHHFEGTIMNKIPLINRLKLGLSAGAGTLIIPDINFRHFEVFAGIERAIRIKQQLFRFGIYAVTADNSFEAADFTWKFGIDFFNSFTNKWGY from the coding sequence TTGAAAACAATCTTAATATCCATTACTTTTATCCTAATCAGTACAGTCCAATTATTTGCTGGTTATATTAGTGGCCGAATTACTGACACTCAGGGTGCCCCCCTTGCATATGCCAATGTTTATGTAAAAAACACTTCATATGGAGCCAGTTCAAACCTGAAAGGAAATTATTTTCTGGAACTTAAAAAGGGGAGTTATACCATCGTTTATAGTTTTGTTGGTTATGAATCACTTGAAAAAGACATTATAATAAATGAAAAAGAAGCAGTTAAGCTGAACGTTGTTCTCAAAGAAGCTTCGCATGAATTGACTGAATTTGAAGTAGTCGTAAAAAAGGAAGATCGTTCAAAAGAAATCCTTAAAAATGTGAGGGAAAATCGCAAATATTATTTGTCGCAAGTAAACTCCTACTCCTGTAAAAGTTATCAGAAAACATCGCTGGAAAAAGAATTGATAAAAATAAAAGCCAAAGACAGTATTATCAGCAAAAAAGATACTTTAAAGGAAGTTTCGGGTGATATGTTGGCCCATTTGAAGAAACAAAAAATGAATCTGATAGAGTCTGTATCAGAAACCTATTTTAAATCTCCATCCACCTATAAAGAAATTGTTTTAGCTCACCACGATTATATTCAAAAGAAGGTGAATGTCGATCAATCTGCAGAAGTTTCTGTAGGAATTGAATATGGCCAACACGACATTGCACCAACACGTTTTCGAGCTGAAAATCCATATCTTGTTTATACCGATATTGCCAGTTGTGACTTTAATTTTTATAAGAACAACATTGATTATCCTGCCATCAGCAATAAGCCCTTGCTCTCTCCCATTGCAGCGAGCTCTATGCTTAGCTATACGTATAAATTTCTGGAATCGTTTGAAGAAGATGGACATGTTATTTATAAAATACAGGTGAATCCAATCTTCGAATCAGAAGCACTCTTTTCCGGTGTGTTGTATATTGAAGACAGCAGCTGGATGTTAAAATCAGTTGACCTATCCATTAACAGAGCTACCTTATTTTTCTGTAAAGAATTCAGGATTATCCAAAATTATGAGGAAATAACAAAAGATGCTTACTTGCCTGTGCGAAGAGAATTTACCTATACAATAAAAGATGGGCGCTATAATTACCTTGGAAATACCCGAATCAATCATTCCAATTATGAAATTAATCCTGATTTTGAAGCAAAGTTTTTCAATAATGAAATCAAACGATATGAAGTAGATGCATTCGATAAAGACTCTACTTATTGGCAGGAAGAAAGACCATTAACATTACAAATCGAAGAACTGGATTTCATTCGAAAAAGCGATAGTATTCAGGAATATTTTGTCAGTGACGAATACTATCATAAAATCGATTCTGCTTTTAATCGTATTAATTGGTGGTGGTTTTGGCTAACGGGTGTAGGACATCGAAACAGGGCAAAAGGGAACGAATTCTATGTCAGTGGTTTAGTTGAACAAATAAATCCTTTAGGTATTGGAGGCTACCGACACAAACTTCCGGGCTATTATAATAAAGATTTCAAAAATGGGATGAAACTTGAAACCCGTGGATTTATTGATTATGGATTTAATAACAAAGACATTAAAGGTCAGCTTGGAATTGGCTTAACATACCTTCCCCTAAAATTCGTAAGAACATTTATTGATATTGGTGATTTTTACACACAAATCAATGAATTTGCTTCATTCGAACAGATTTTCAGCCGAAGCAATTATGTTCGAAAAAAATCAGTTATTATTACCCAGCGAATGGAAATTGTTAATGGTTTGTTTGGAGAATTAACACTTGACTATTCTGATCAGGACCCTATTAAAGATCTGCAGCTTTCCGAATGGTCTGAAATAATTTTTGGTGAAATAAATAAACCCACCGATTTTGTACGCTACAAAAAAGCGGAGGTAAAACTGGAACTAAAATATAGATTTAAGCAAAAGTATATCCTGAAAAATGGTCGAAAAATAATTATTGGTACTGATTATCCTGAGCTCGACTTCATTTATCGAAAAGGAATACCCAATTTGTTTAATAGTGAAGTCGATTATGATTATATCGAACTGGGTGCACATTACGATATGGATTTAGCTCGTTTGGGTTCATCTCGATGGCGTGTGCTGGCAGGTTCCTTTATAAACAAAAAGAACCTGCGTGTACTGGAGCACAAATACTTCAGAGGTTCCGATTACTTCTTCTTTTCAGATCCTCTGCAATCTTTTCAATTAATGGGTCCGACATTAAGTACAGCTGATGAATATTTCAGAGCAAACTACATTCATCATTTTGAAGGCACAATAATGAACAAGATTCCTCTTATTAATCGATTAAAACTTGGATTATCGGCTGGTGCAGGCACACTTATTATTCCTGATATTAATTTTAGACATTTTGAAGTTTTTGCAGGCATTGAACGCGCTATCCGAATAAAACAGCAATTATTCCGTTTTGGTATTTATGCAGTAACTGCCGATAACTCCTTTGAAGCTGCTGATTTCACTTGGAAATTTGGTATTGATTTCTTCAATAGTTTTACAAATAAGTGGGGGTACTAA
- a CDS encoding PadR family transcriptional regulator, producing MNIENSKAQMRKGVLEFCTLSVLKKQDSYASDIIGELKEAKLIVVEGTLYPLLTRLKNTGFLSYRWEESTQGPPRKYYQLTEQGEKFLEELKLAWKELNKSIELINKK from the coding sequence ATGAATATTGAAAATTCAAAAGCACAAATGCGAAAAGGAGTACTCGAATTTTGTACTTTATCCGTGTTAAAAAAGCAAGACTCTTATGCGTCCGACATTATTGGTGAACTCAAAGAAGCAAAACTAATCGTTGTTGAAGGCACCCTATATCCACTACTAACCCGATTAAAAAATACTGGTTTTCTTAGTTATCGCTGGGAAGAATCGACTCAGGGACCACCGCGCAAGTACTACCAACTAACCGAACAAGGCGAAAAATTCCTGGAAGAATTAAAACTTGCTTGGAAAGAATTAAATAAAAGTATTGAATTGATTAATAAGAAGTAA
- a CDS encoding PspC domain-containing protein, with the protein MKRTFTINLNGIVFHIDEDAYEMMQQYLGKISHHFKSTDEGKEILADIESRIAELFQNRIKEGKEVITDEDVNWMIDIMGKAEEVIGADAENESSQQKNHHGKRFYRDADDKMLGGICSGIANYFNIDPVILRIILVVLFFVSAGTVLIAYFILWFILPEAKTTAQKLEMKGVKVNIENIEKTIKNEFESVKSNFKNIKNSQAGNNFREGIESIFHALGKVFVVFGKSIGIIIGFALLITGLVLLLGLSTSFFGKDWFLGLSQWGITNISFAGLLSFLANPSVSMLAFLGICLVILIPTIGLIYGGIKLLFGIRIKDRVFGGAMASLWVIGFVFLIIAGTSIAHNFQESTTLSSSYKLDKIDSDTLIIKLNDNSMDGEFYFLQTDEVKIGQFGNEKNIYLQTNFSIEKSDLDVAELTIEIESDGKSKAQARKNAQNTVLRWEQHPKGVLLPKYFKLVAGEKWRNQEIDIILNIPISQIIYIDESFEDSYIRTYGNVFEREYDNSGNHYIMTESGLKKL; encoded by the coding sequence ATGAAACGAACATTCACAATTAATTTAAATGGCATTGTATTTCATATTGATGAAGATGCCTATGAAATGATGCAACAGTATTTAGGAAAAATTAGTCATCATTTTAAGAGCACAGATGAAGGAAAGGAGATTTTGGCTGATATAGAATCACGCATTGCTGAGCTATTTCAGAACAGGATTAAAGAGGGAAAAGAAGTTATTACAGATGAAGATGTTAATTGGATGATAGACATTATGGGCAAAGCTGAAGAAGTTATTGGAGCGGATGCTGAAAATGAATCATCACAACAGAAAAACCATCATGGGAAACGCTTTTATCGTGATGCTGATGATAAAATGCTTGGCGGAATTTGCAGTGGGATAGCCAATTATTTCAATATCGACCCGGTCATTCTCAGGATAATCCTTGTCGTTTTGTTTTTTGTGTCAGCAGGCACGGTTCTGATTGCCTATTTCATTCTTTGGTTTATTTTACCTGAAGCAAAAACAACTGCTCAAAAGTTGGAAATGAAAGGTGTAAAGGTTAATATCGAGAATATCGAAAAAACCATTAAAAATGAATTTGAATCTGTTAAAAGCAATTTTAAAAATATAAAAAACTCTCAGGCAGGAAATAATTTTCGAGAAGGCATCGAAAGTATTTTTCACGCATTAGGAAAAGTATTTGTTGTATTTGGCAAATCAATTGGAATAATTATTGGCTTTGCCCTTTTAATTACTGGTTTGGTTTTATTGCTTGGTCTATCCACTTCCTTTTTTGGTAAAGATTGGTTTTTAGGCCTTTCTCAATGGGGAATAACAAATATTTCATTTGCCGGTTTGCTTTCCTTTTTAGCCAATCCATCAGTATCCATGCTGGCTTTTCTGGGCATCTGTCTGGTGATACTCATTCCAACCATTGGACTTATTTATGGCGGAATAAAATTACTATTTGGAATCCGAATAAAGGATCGTGTATTTGGTGGAGCAATGGCATCTCTATGGGTAATTGGCTTTGTATTTCTGATTATTGCAGGAACAAGTATTGCGCATAATTTTCAGGAATCGACCACATTAAGTTCAAGCTATAAACTGGATAAAATAGATTCGGATACACTGATTATTAAATTGAACGATAACAGTATGGATGGTGAATTCTACTTCCTTCAAACAGATGAAGTAAAAATTGGCCAATTCGGCAACGAGAAGAATATTTATTTGCAAACCAATTTTAGCATTGAAAAAAGTGACTTGGATGTGGCTGAATTAACTATTGAAATTGAATCTGACGGAAAATCGAAAGCACAGGCAAGGAAAAATGCTCAAAACACAGTCCTGCGATGGGAACAACATCCTAAAGGAGTTCTTCTGCCAAAATACTTCAAATTAGTAGCAGGTGAAAAATGGAGAAATCAGGAAATTGACATCATACTGAATATTCCGATTAGCCAGATAATTTATATAGATGAAAGCTTTGAAGACAGCTATATCCGTACTTATGGAAATGTATTTGAAAGAGAATATGATAATTCAGGAAATCACTACATCATGACCGAATCAGGATTGAAAAAATTATAA
- the recO gene encoding DNA repair protein RecO yields MLVKSQGIVIKSTRYSESSAIVKIYTQGYGMTAFLIQGMYSKKSGLKPALFQPLQVLELDFYFKENKNLLKVKEARSAFVLNHLHFEMKRSTIAMVISELIYKCIQEEEENKEMYDFLVSSIHILDNPSKDSNHFLLFFMLHFSRYLGFFPANSFSDDLPNFDLYEGRFKSDMGINTFLLDTQSSFLLNQIINTNIGEYDSIQIPQIERLKLIEYLIDYYKIHISGFHKLSSFEVIKGLFLK; encoded by the coding sequence ATGCTTGTCAAATCACAAGGAATTGTCATAAAAAGTACACGCTATTCCGAAAGCAGTGCAATTGTTAAAATATACACACAAGGCTATGGAATGACTGCATTCCTAATTCAGGGTATGTACAGCAAAAAATCGGGACTTAAGCCAGCCCTGTTTCAACCACTCCAGGTTTTGGAGCTGGATTTCTATTTTAAAGAAAACAAAAACCTGCTGAAAGTAAAAGAAGCGCGATCGGCTTTTGTGCTTAATCATTTACATTTCGAAATGAAACGCAGTACAATTGCGATGGTTATTTCTGAGCTCATTTATAAATGCATACAGGAAGAAGAAGAAAACAAGGAGATGTATGATTTCCTAGTTTCCAGCATTCATATTCTGGACAATCCAAGCAAGGATAGCAATCATTTTTTATTATTTTTCATGCTTCATTTCAGTCGGTATTTAGGTTTCTTCCCTGCTAATTCTTTTTCTGATGATTTACCCAACTTTGATTTATATGAAGGTCGCTTTAAATCCGACATGGGAATAAATACCTTTTTATTAGATACGCAGTCGAGCTTTTTATTGAACCAGATAATCAACACAAATATTGGGGAATATGATAGCATACAAATCCCTCAAATAGAGCGATTAAAACTCATTGAATATTTAATTGATTACTATAAAATCCACATTTCAGGATTTCATAAGTTGAGCTCGTTCGAGGTTATCAAGGGATTGTTTTTGAAATAA